In Phaeobacter gallaeciensis DSM 26640, a genomic segment contains:
- a CDS encoding SufE family protein, protein MASAAFEEIVEDFEFLEDWEDRYRHVIEQGKAMDPLEDALKVPATKVDGCASQVWLHSTIENGVFHFDGESDAMIVRGLIAVLRALYNGLTVAEVLAVDARVELARLGLNDHLSAQRSNGLTAMVQRIRETAAAAAA, encoded by the coding sequence ATGGCCAGTGCCGCCTTTGAAGAGATCGTCGAGGATTTCGAGTTTCTTGAAGATTGGGAAGATCGCTACCGCCATGTCATCGAGCAGGGCAAGGCGATGGACCCGCTGGAGGACGCCCTAAAGGTGCCGGCCACGAAGGTGGATGGCTGCGCCAGTCAGGTCTGGCTACATTCCACCATCGAGAATGGCGTCTTTCACTTCGACGGGGAAAGTGACGCCATGATCGTGCGGGGGCTGATCGCGGTTCTGCGCGCGCTTTACAATGGTCTGACCGTGGCTGAGGTGCTGGCGGTGGACGCGCGGGTAGAGCTGGCGCGGCTGGGTCTCAATGATCACCTGTCTGCGCAGCGCTCCAACGGGCTGACCGCGATGGTACAACGCATTCGCGAGACCGCAGCAGCGGCGGCCGCGTGA
- a CDS encoding helix-turn-helix transcriptional regulator: MPKTDRLFRLLHLIRGLRPPVTAARLATAMEVSERTIYRDIDSLRAAGARIEGEAGLGYTMIEDPALPPQTFTQIELEALTLGLADVNQRGDADLAQAANDALVKILATLPERQQRQAMHAVNLVHRFYTPATPTIDMTLLREAMWAEEALDIGYRDLKDARTERRIYPLALSYHDRSVMLLAWCCKRGDFRSFHVTRIDGYRNTGESFRPRRVALLRAFIGHLESRDRAAEVASV; this comes from the coding sequence ATGCCAAAAACAGATCGTCTTTTCCGCCTGCTCCACCTCATTCGAGGATTGCGCCCGCCTGTGACCGCCGCGCGGCTTGCCACGGCGATGGAGGTTTCAGAGCGGACTATCTACCGCGACATTGACAGTCTGCGTGCCGCCGGTGCGCGGATCGAGGGGGAGGCAGGTCTGGGATACACAATGATCGAAGACCCGGCGCTGCCACCGCAGACCTTCACCCAGATTGAGCTGGAAGCCCTGACGCTGGGGCTGGCGGATGTGAACCAGCGCGGCGATGCCGATCTGGCGCAGGCCGCCAATGATGCGCTGGTGAAGATCCTCGCCACGCTACCGGAACGTCAGCAAAGACAGGCCATGCATGCCGTCAATCTGGTCCATCGCTTCTACACGCCTGCCACACCCACCATCGACATGACCCTGCTGCGCGAGGCGATGTGGGCGGAGGAGGCTCTGGACATCGGCTACCGTGATCTGAAGGACGCCCGGACGGAGCGACGTATCTACCCGCTGGCGCTGTCATACCACGACCGCAGCGTGATGCTGCTGGCCTGGTGCTGTAAACGGGGAGATTTCCGCAGTTTTCATGTCACGCGGATCGACGGCTACCGCAACACCGGCGAGAGTTTTCGCCCCCGCCGCGTGGCCCTGCTGCGCGCCTTCATCGGGCACCTGGAGTCCAGAGACCGGGCCGCCGAGGTGGCGTCGGTCTGA
- a CDS encoding glutathione S-transferase family protein, producing the protein MPTLYHSPNSRSSRIIAQLMLMGKLDDVDIVIVDVQRHDGSGGADPRNPHPEGKVPYLVIDEGQGIRESAAIMMYLDELFGQPLSPAIGAPDRGAYLSWMVYSGGVLDPVLVAAFSGLEHPALAGAYRGMDEVCAALETALSEGDFLLGATLSVADILLASPFQWAPHLMPDNVVIKSWVERVGRRLDGDAIAAFEARALSTLKTLEDA; encoded by the coding sequence ATGCCAACCCTATATCATTCTCCCAATAGCCGCTCCTCTCGCATCATTGCTCAGCTGATGTTGATGGGCAAACTGGACGATGTTGATATCGTGATCGTCGACGTGCAGCGCCATGATGGCAGCGGCGGTGCCGATCCACGCAACCCTCACCCCGAGGGGAAGGTGCCATATCTGGTCATCGATGAGGGGCAGGGCATCCGCGAAAGCGCCGCGATCATGATGTATCTGGATGAGCTGTTCGGCCAACCGCTGAGCCCTGCGATTGGGGCTCCGGACCGCGGCGCCTACCTTAGCTGGATGGTCTATTCGGGCGGTGTCCTGGACCCGGTTCTGGTGGCCGCGTTTTCAGGGTTGGAGCATCCGGCCCTTGCCGGGGCCTACCGTGGCATGGATGAGGTCTGCGCAGCGCTCGAAACCGCGCTGAGCGAGGGGGATTTCCTGCTTGGTGCAACGCTCAGCGTCGCGGATATCCTGTTGGCGTCGCCCTTCCAGTGGGCGCCGCATCTTATGCCCGACAATGTGGTGATCAAATCCTGGGTGGAGCGTGTGGGGCGCCGTCTGGACGGTGACGCGATTGCCGCGTTTGAAGCGCGGGCGCTCAGCACGCTGAAGACGTTGGAAGACGCCTGA
- a CDS encoding DUF1638 domain-containing protein, translating to MARKGRAARLTERAAFQPPTGRTLEETSLTERGLAAPEKKTGRILLIACGALAREILAIKDINRLDHIDLTCLPAKLHLYPEQITEAVEGAVAKHSATYDTIHVVYADCGTGGILERKCAELGVEMIAGPHCYSFFEGNETFARHTDGGEITAFYLTDFLVKQFDAFVWRPMGLDKHPELRDMVFGNYTKLVYQSQIDDPALVAKARDCADRMGLAFEHRHTGYGDLQSAMMRWGGGARD from the coding sequence TTGGCACGCAAAGGACGCGCCGCCCGCCTGACTGAGCGGGCGGCGTTCCAACCGCCCACGGGGCGTACGCTTGAGGAAACCTCCCTCACAGAACGGGGTCTGGCTGCCCCGGAGAAAAAGACCGGCCGTATCCTGTTGATTGCCTGTGGCGCGCTGGCCCGTGAGATCCTGGCGATCAAGGACATCAATAGACTGGATCATATTGATCTGACCTGCCTGCCCGCCAAGCTGCATCTCTATCCTGAACAGATCACCGAAGCGGTTGAAGGTGCCGTTGCCAAACATTCGGCAACCTATGACACCATCCATGTGGTTTATGCGGACTGCGGGACCGGTGGCATCTTGGAGCGCAAATGCGCCGAACTGGGCGTTGAGATGATTGCAGGGCCGCATTGCTATTCGTTTTTCGAAGGCAACGAAACCTTCGCCCGCCATACCGATGGGGGCGAAATCACCGCCTTCTATCTGACGGATTTCCTGGTGAAACAGTTTGATGCTTTTGTCTGGCGTCCGATGGGGCTGGATAAGCATCCGGAGCTGCGCGACATGGTGTTCGGGAATTACACCAAACTGGTCTACCAGTCCCAGATCGATGATCCTGCCTTGGTGGCCAAGGCACGAGACTGCGCCGACCGCATGGGACTGGCGTTTGAGCATCGCCATACCGGCTATGGCGATCTGCAGAGCGCCATGATGCGCTGGGGCGGCGGCGCACGGGACTGA